A DNA window from Linepithema humile isolate Giens D197 chromosome 6, Lhum_UNIL_v1.0, whole genome shotgun sequence contains the following coding sequences:
- the LOC105673242 gene encoding G-patch domain and KOW motifs-containing protein translates to MLKYATVVYSLSKMADEGKKISFGFAKSIKKPTLVKQIPQEEKKVDYIECLDEKAIKVIGVEEKKEEHLIIPLLGSKTWHDRIVNKIDADIFESKASKNDTQTVTIKEEPKEISNGDLTLVNNSVSNTQIKSEPLDESESKTLTLEEQAAKEIIEDLKSTEKKDDKLSNLTLPLAEEQNLRGVAESTLDDYEKIPVDAFGLAMLRGMGWKPGKGIGKNEKIVETVVPELRPAGMGLGADKIALQKQNGKVKEEEELRMEKGSFIKIIAGKQSNTYGQIEGFDQDAGRLIVKMALNGNTISVNECLIQIVTKAEYMKNSKVLNAAKYEEYKNKESGSKRRSTSLESSSSSDNSNSDISDRKRRNKEDDNGHKSKKSRKKSKDRRRRSSDSDSDNKKRSKKRRRSSSSDTEKRTKKSKKHKEKDKERRRQKEKTSKYSESLDRRKSKKSKRSSSRR, encoded by the exons ATGCTCAAGTATGCTACAGTAGTTTACAGTTTATCGAAGATGGCTGACGAAGGtaagaaaatttcttttggTTTTGCAAAATCCATTAAAAAACCAACATTGGTTAAGCAAATACCGCAAGAGGAGAAAAAGGTGGATTACATTGAATGTCTCGATGAAAAAGCAATTAAAGTAATCGG GgttgaagaaaagaaagaggaacATCTCATTATTCCATTATTGGGATCTAAGACTTGGCATGatagaattgtaaataaaatagatgctGATATCTTTGAATCAAAAGCAAGTAAAAACGATACGCAGACTGTCACAATCAAGGAGGAACCAAAAGAAATATCTAATGGAGATTTGACATTAGTTAATAACTCTGTTTctaatacacaaataaaatcagAACCACTGGATGAAAGTGAAAGTAAAACTCTTACATTAGAAGAACAGGCAGCTAAAGAAATTATAGAAGATCTCAAATCTACAGAGAAAAAAGATGACAAATTAAGCAATTTAACTTTGCCCTTGGCagaagaacaaaatttaagaGGTGTGGCAGAA AGTACATTAGATGATTATGAAAAGATTCCAGTAGATGCCTTTGGCTTAGCTATGTTACGAGGAATGGGATGGAAACCTGGCAAAGGGATtggtaaaaatgaaaa AATTGTAGAAACTGTTGTACCTGAATTACGACCAGCAGGAATGGGGCTTGGTGCAGATAAAATAGCATTGCAAAAACAAAATGGAAAAGTTAAGGAGGAAGAAGAATTACGAATGGAAAAaggaagttttataaaaatcatcgCTGGCAAGCAATCCAATACTTATGGCCAAATAGAAGGCTTTGACCAAGATGCGGGaagattaattgtaaaaatggcCCTGAATGGAAATACCATCTCTGTGAATGAATGCTTAATTCAAATAGTAACAAAGGcagaatatatgaaaaattccaAAGTTCTAA ATGCCGCTAAGtatgaagaatataaaaacaagGAGAGTGGAAGTAAAAGAAGATCTACATCATTGGAATCTTCTAGTAGCAGTGATAACAGTAATTCTGATATATCTGAtaggaaaagaagaaataaagaagatGACAATGGACATAAGTCGAagaaatcaagaaaaaaatcaaaagaccGACGAAGAAGATCGTCTGACAGTGACAGTGACAATaagaaaagaagtaaaaaacgAAGACGTTCCAGTAGTAGTGATACGGAAAAAAGGacaaaaaaatcgaagaaacacaaagaaaaagataaagaacgaAGACGACAAAAGGAAAAAACATCTAAGTATTCTGAATCTTTGGACAGGAGAAAATCTAAGAAATCCAAGAGATCATCCAGTAGACGATAA